In Hyphomicrobium denitrificans 1NES1, the genomic stretch GGCATTGATTGCATCCTGGATGCGGACGGCGGTCGTAAAATCAGGATTGCGCAACTCCAGCACGAGCGGCATACCCTCGACAGACATACCTGGAGCGTTCTGCTCTACGATCGCGCCATTCGGGATGCGTCCGCGCGTGGGAATGCCCGACGTAATGCTTTCGGCGGCGCCTTTCGCGAGATAGCCGGAGATGGTGATCTGGCCCTGCGCCGCGGCATAGATCACCTGATCGGCTCCCGACAGCGACGTCAGAATCAGAGAACCGCCGGCAAGCGATTTTGCGTCGCCCATCGACGATACGGTGACGTCAAAGCGCGAGCCCTTGGTCGCGAAGGGCGGGAGCTCAGCCGTGACCATGACGGCAGCGACGTTGCGCGTGCGTGGCTCATACTGAGAGCCGCGGATGTTGACGCCCATGCGATCGAGCATCGCCTGGACGGACTGCTGGGTGAACGGCGAGTTGCGGAGCGTGTCGCCTGTTCCATTCAATCCGACGACAAGGCCGTAACCGACAAGCTGGTTGACGCGAATGCCTTTGACGTCGGTTATGTCCTTGATGCGCGTCGCAGCGCAGGCGGAGCCCGCACCGAGAACAAAAAGCAGCAATGCGACGCAGATCTTCATTGCACATCGACCGCCAGCGTTTGATCCGGCTGGACACGCGCCTTGAACAGGACGCCGCTCGCCGGATTACGCACGGAAATCGTTTCGCCGACCGCACCGGCCTGTTGCGGAATGCCTTCACCGACGATCGACAGCGATTCCGAATTGTAAATGACCTTGTAGGGCCGGCCCTGCAGCACGACATCCTGCTCGCGAACAGCCGAGCGCGGCACGTATTCGTTTCGCATCAAAGTTCGACGCGCCACCTTGCCGACGAGGTCTTTCGGATTTTCGCCAAAGACGGCAGAATTTTCGGAGTTGACCCGGATTTTTCGTTCGACGAGCACGTCGGCCGTGATCATGTCGCCGGGATATATGACGTTGCGCGGCACAAAGACCGTGCGCACGCCATCGTCGGCATAGGCGACACTGCCTAAGCAGAGAAGAATGAGCATGCTAAGTCCGATAGGCTTCATCATGGCATGTTCTTCGTGATGGTGCTGAACATGTCGTCGGCAGCGCTGATGACCTTTGAATTCATTTCATAGGCACGCTGCGCCGCGATCAGCTCGGTGATCTCTTTCACCGGATCGACGTTGGAGCTTTCGAGATAACCCTGATGGATCTTTGCGTAGCCCGGATCGCCGGGGTTGCCTATGTTGGCTTGGCCTGACGCTTGCGTTTCGCGGAAAAGGTTGCCGCCGAGCGCATCAAGACCCGTCTCGTTCGAAAAATTTGCGAGCGTCAGCTGCCCCAGAAGCTGCTGCTGCCCCGTCGCGCCGATGATCGCATAGACCTGCCCGGCGGAGTTGATCTGAACGTCGGTCGCAGTCTGCGGAATAATAATGTTCGGAATGACGAGATTGCCATCGAGCGTGACGAGCTGGCCGTTCGCATCCTTGTTGAAGGCGCCGTCGCGGGTATAAAGAATCTCATTGTTTTCGCCCTGAACTTGAAAGTAGCCGTTGCCGTCGAGCGCCAGGTCGAGCTTGTTGCTGGTCGGAGACAAGGCGCCCTGCATGGAGAGGTGGCGAATGGCGACGGTGCGAACGCCAAGGCCAAGCTGATTGCCTTCCGGAATCATGGTGTCATCGTCGCGCGCCAGGGTGCCGGCAGCGCGATCGGTCTGATAAAGAAGGTCAGTGAATTCGGCGCGAGCGCGCTTGAAGCCCGTCGTGTTGATGTTGGCGACGTTATTGGCGATCACTTCGACGTTGGTCTGCTGTGCCGACATGCCCGTCGCGGCAATTGAAAGCGCTCTCATCGATTACGACCTCAAATCTGCATTCGGCTGATTTCCTGGTAAGCGCTCACGACTTTGTCGCGGACCGCCACCACCGTCTGAAGCGTCTGCTCGGCCATCATGACGGCTTGCACGACCTGCTGCAGCGACGCTTGCCCTTTCATACCGGCTGTTGCCGTCGTTTCGCCGGCCTTGATCGTCGAGATTGCATCCGCCGCCATCGACGCGAGCGTGTCGGCGAAATCGGCCTGAGGCGCGGGGCCGGGAGACGCCGGTGGTGCAACCGCTGGGGCGGCCGATGCCGCAGCGCCGCCTATGCGATTGATTTCGGGCGAAAGCATCGCAATCGATAAGCTCATGTCGACCTCATCAGATCGATGGTCATTGAGACGAGTTCGCGGACTTGCTTGATGACTTGCGTGTTCGCCGTGTAGGAGCGCGACGCTTCGCGCATGTCGGCGAGCTCAACCAGCATGTTGACGTTCGGCATCTTGACCATGCCGTTGGCATCGGCTGCCGCATTGCCGGGCATGTATTGGGTTTCGAATGGCGTTTCATCGCGTGAGATCTGGTCGACTTGCACCACGTCTACGCCAGCATTCTCATCCATGATGCTGTGAAAGCTGATCGTCTTGCGCTGGTATGGATCGGCGCCGGGCGTCTTGCCGGTCGTCGAGGCGTTCGCGATATTTTCCGAGACAACCCGCATGCGGGCTGACTGTGCAAAGAGTCCTGAAGCTGCGGATTTTGCGGATGCAAGGAGAGGATCGCTCATCTCTAGCCCTTCGTAACCGTTTGCAGCATGTTCGCGAATGTCTTCAGGATCTGCGTATTCGTGCTGTAACTGCGCATCACGTCATTCGACTTGAGGAATTCCTGCTCGAGGCTGACGTCGTTACCGGATACCAAGACCTCGGCCTGATAGGGATCATTGTCGCGAGCCTGGACTGTCCCATCGCCGGAGGGTGAGAAATGATCGGGATTCGTCACGGCCATCGGAACGGACTTGCGCATCGCTTCTTCGAAGCTTTCGACGTCCTTCGCCTTGTATCCAGGCGTATTGGCGTTCGCGACGTTCTGGGAAATCACCGACTGGCGCTGCGCAAGCCACTCGTTTTGGCGAAATGCCAGGTCAAAGAGTTGCAGGGGCTGCATTAGGCGGATCCTCGATATGGCCCTACCCTGTTTGCATGCGCTCGCTTGCGTCGACCTGAACAAATGGCCGGAGGGCAGAAATCATGAGGCAGGATGTCAGCTTTCGTCTCTAGTTCAGGCGGGCTTCGCCCAGCGCATCATGCAGACGATTCGTATTCTGATCGGGCCCGAGTGATTCGCCCTCGAAAGAGATGTAGGTGATCTCAACGCCAGCCTCCTCCGCTTCAAGCAGCAGGCGGAAATAAACGTGGATGGCCTGGTGGTGGAATTCCATATCAAACGATACGCACGGCTCCGTTCCCCAGTCGAGATAGACATCTCCCGAATGGCCGAACTTCAGAGTTTCGGGTTTGAAGGAGAGCTCGATCGATGCCTGCACAAGCGCGCCGACGCTGCCGATCTGCCCAGACTTTAAATAGGTGACGATATCGGGCAGGTCGATCAACCGCAGATCGGCCGCGACGCTCCGGACGCTATCGCCCAGAATCCTCTCACGTTCAAAAGAGTGGTCGACCCTAACCTTCTGTATCATCGGCGAACGTCCCTTCAGGCGCGGACGGGGGTTTGGCGATTCCGTCGCGCCTGCAGACGGATCAGGATTTCCGCAATGGCTCTGTAGAACTCAACGGGGATCATTTGATCCACCTCCACTTTTGCATAGAGGGACCTTGCGAGAGCCTTGTCTTCTATAATTGGGATGCCATTTTCTTCCGCGATCTTGCGAATCTTCAGTGCAATGATGTCCTGCCCCTTGGCCACGACGCGCGGCGCCCCGCCTTCCGAGCGCACGTAGCGCAACGCCACGGAGAAGTGCGTGGGATTGGCGATCACAATCGTTGCCCGCGGCACGCCTTTCAACATGCGCTGGCGCGTCCGGGCCCTGGCAATCGAGCGGCGCCGCGCCTTCATGTGCGGATCGCCCTCCATCTGCTTCTGCTCGTCCTTGATTTCCTGCCGAGCCATGCGCAGAGAGCGTCGCCACAGCACGTGCGCGACGGGCAGATCGAAGATCAGAAGCGTAAAGGACAACAGCGCCAAGGCCGTCAGCAGCGCGACCACGCTTTTCTGGGACAAAGCCAGAATTGCCGAGGGGTCGTTCCAGATCGAGTTCGTGAAATCGTGCCACATATACATCAGGATCGCGACGCTCGTCACAACGACGACGATCAGCCTGAGCGACAATTTCATGAATTCGACAAGGCCTGATAGACTGAAGATGCGCTTCAAGCCCTTGCTTGGAGAGAGGCGCGAGATATCGGGAATGACGCGCTTGGCGACAGGAACGGGGGGATTCTGCACGACGGAGGCGATAACGCCTGCGGCGCCGAATGCCAGGATGATGGGCGCCGTTACGCCCGCGGCTGCCTTGCCGACGACATCGAACAGCAGCATCACGTCGCCGCCGTTTCCGAGATGGATCGATCCGGCATTTGCAAGCAACCCCACAAGCAGGCTGCCGAGGTGACTTGCAAAAGTCTGTCCGAGCACCGCGATAACCAGCAGCGCCGCCATCAAATACATGAAATTCGGAACTTCGCGCGATGCCGGGACATTGCCGTCGCCGCGCGCATCCGCGAGCCGTTTGTCGGTTGCTTCCTCTGTCCGGCTTTGCTGGTCTTGTTCGGACACTGAAAGATCCTGCCGCTATCGGATTAAGCAGCGTCCTGAGAGGGAACCTCGATGGTGCCTTCCGCCGAAAGGCGCAATACCGAATCGACGATCGCGCGCCGCGCCTCGGCAATATCGCGGGCGGCCACGTTAGCGGGACTTTGCAATTCTGCTTCGGCCATGCGGCGAGCGCGCGGCGACAGCGCGGCCAAGACCTTGTCCTGGAGTTCCGCATCCGCGCCCTGCAGGGCAATAACCGTACGCTCGACCGGAATGCCATCCATCAGTACGGTCATGGCCCGAGCCGGGAGTCTGATGAGGTCTTCGAACTTGAACAGCATCTTACGTATGGCTTCGGCGTCTTTCGGCTTTATCGACGCGAGGTATTGCAAAACGGCCGCCGATTCGTCCTTGTCCATGTTATTCAGAATGCCGGCCATCGTGATGTGCTTGTCGGACGAGCGGCGGTCATTATCGAACAGCTCTTCGTGCAGCGATGTTTCAAGCGACTCGATGACTTGCGGTGCTACCTGACCGAGCCCCAGAATCCGATTCATCAGATCATTACGCTCGGCGGGTGAGAATTTCTTCAGAATGCTCGAAGCGCGCTCGCTCCCAAGGCGATCCAAGTAGTAGGCTGCAACCTGCGGCGACTGAGCGCGCATATACGCGTGCAAGACATCGTCCTGGAGCGCAGCAAACCGTGCCCAGATATCCTGATGCGTCACGAAAGAATCGGCATCCAGTGACGACTTGTTTTCCGTAATGACGTCGGTTACGAGCCGCTTCACGTCTTCGGGGCGTCCGACGAACGGTGTGCCGAGGCCAAGCTGGCTTTCGAACTCTTCGACGATCTTTTCAAGCTCGGACGCCGAGATCGTCGGCATCACCTCGGTCGAGCGAACGATGATGTTCAGCTCTTCCGGGTTGAATTTTTTCAGGAGGCCGCTTGCCCTTTCCTTACCGAGGGCGAGAAGAAGGACGCCGACTTTCTCGGCTCCCGTCAGAGGACGAGAAGATCCGTGTGAATCGGAGGCGACGTCTCGCGGCATCATGGGACCGCCTACTTGCCCGGGCTGAGCTTGCCGACTTGCGTCAGCACAACACCGAAGCGCGACGATGCTTCATTGAGGACGACGACCTCGCCGCGGGCGATCAAATGCCCGTTCACGAGAATGTCGACAGGATCGCCGACCATCTTGTCGAGCTTGACGACCGAGCCCTTCGCGAGTTTCGCCAGAGTGGCGACGGGCATTTTCGCGGAGCCGAGCACGACCTTCATCATCACGGGCAATCCCGCGATCATGGCACTGTTATCGACTTCGATGTGCGGTTCGCCCATGCCTGCGGCTTCGGAAGCGCTTGGCATGATGTCCGAAAACCCTTCAGGCTTGTCGCTCTCCGCGAAAGCGGTCGCAGCCATGCCGGCAAAGGGCTGATCGAAGTCTTGCACGGCTGCCTCGCCCCCGTGTTCTGTTTCGTCCATTTCACTTGCCGCCATCGCCTGTGCCTTCGTTTCCTTAGTCGCCGATTCGCGATAATTGCTGCTGAAACCTGCCGCAGCCTTGTGGGGTGCGTTCCCTACAGCCCATAAAATTCATCGACCGTCTCTTTGTTCTGATCGAAATCGTCCTCGATCCGCAACGTCAGCGCGCTATCGCGTTTGCCAAGTTCGCACCAGAAAAGCGGGATCTCATCAGCGTCGAGTCGGACGCGCGCTAACGAGGTGCTCGTAAGTTCGACGACGGAACCGACCGCGAAGCGCTGGACTTCTCCAAGGGCGATCGGGCGTTCCTCAAGAACACCGTTGAGATCGATAAAGGCACGAGCAATCTCTTCTGAAAGTTTCTTCGACCACGTGGAGTCATTGTGAAGCCTAGATGAGGAGGGCGCGCCCGTGATTGCCTCTCCTGTCGGCGATGTGGCCAACAGATCGCGAACCGGCTCGATCGCGACCTGAGGAATGACGATCGTCAAGATGCCCGACTGTCCGAAGTATTCGACCGACAATCGTGCCGTGATAACGGGAGACGCTGTGCTCAACTGCGGCTCGATTTCAATCTTGTCGACCACATTGCCAACGTCGAGCTGCACATCGACGAGGAGCGAAAATGCGTGCGTCAGAGACCGCGCAACGCGCCTGAACATCACGCGAAGAATGTTGGCATCAGTTTTGGTCAGTCTGCGCTTTGCAAGGCCGTCGGGCGGTATACCCTCGCAGCCCAACGCCGACTCAACGAAGAGTGCCGTAAGCTTCGGGTCGGAGATGAAATAAAGCCAGTTACGCCAGCGCTCGGCCCGAACCACTCCGGCGTAGGTGTTCGGCGGGAGATTGCAGGTTTCTCCGAGCGTCGAGGCGGACAGATCGAGCAGCCGTACTTTCACCGGTAACGACGAAACATTGCCGAGTTCTTCGACCATCACGCGCGGCAACTGACCGAATATTACTTGCAATCCGGGAAGCCGGTCAGGCCGGTTCTGACCAGCCGACAGGGCGCGCTCTAAAGATTTGTGTGCAGCCAGCAGCTTGGCGGATGCGTCGACGGTCACGGCACAACCTGCCCCGACGATCGATTACCATCCCGCCGCGCCGAGACTACTGTCTTCGAACTACGAGAGGTGCTGCAAGACATCATCAGGCTGCCTTTTTGCTTTCACCCGCCCGCGCGGCGCCGCTGATCGTCGCTGCCTCGACCTCATTGATCGTCGGCCGCTCGTAAGCGGAGATGGCTTTACGGCCGTGCTCGATCGCAACTTGCGGCATGGCGCCGTTCATGAACGCCAATAGCGATTGCTTGACGATGACGTAAGACCTCAATCGTTTTTCCCGCACGATCTTGACCTTCGTGGCCAGCGGTCCGACGACGGCATAAGAGAAGAAAATGCCGGCGAACGTGCCGACGAGCGCCGACGCAATCAGGTGACCCAAAATCTCCGGCGATTGATCTATCGCGCTCATGGCCTTCACAACGCCGAGCACGGCGGCGACGATACCGAGAGCCGGGAGGCCGTCGCCGACGGCGACGAGCGCGTGGTAGGCCTTGAGCTTGTCGTGGCGCGCCGTCTCGATCTCCTCGTCCATCAGCGATTCGATCTCATGGGTACGGGCGTTGCCCATGATGATCAGGCGGAAATAGTCGCAAATGAACGTCGTCAACTCTTCATCGGCAGTCACGCTCGGGGAGCGCTTGAACACCTCCGACTCCTGCGGCGCGTCGATGATCATTTCCATCTCGGCCCGCGACTTGTCGCGCAATTCGCGCATCATGAAAAAGAGAAGCGACAGCAGTTCGATGTGCTCGTCCATCGTCGGCACGTCGTTGCGGAACGCCTGAATGGATGCTTTGCCAGCGTCCTTGATTGTTTTCATGGGGTTAGCAACGACGAACGTGCCAAGTGCCGCGCCGCAGATAATGACGTATTCCCAGGGCTGCCAGATAATCATGACGTGCCCGCCCATGGCCGTGAAGCCACCCAACATGCACGCCAGGGTGATGAATAGGCCGATGATGATTGTCACGCGGGCACCCTCAAGAGATTCAATCGAAGATCCCATAAGGGACGCTTCGGCTTGCGCGGGACTTACCCGCCCGCCAGCCTGGCGTTGATCCGGGTCCGGCGTCAGTCCCCCACAAGTTCGCGCCGTTAAATTCCGGGCGCCAGGACTGGAAAAGCGCTTCGGATTCCGAGAGCGCCTGCGGGACCATTGAGCCATGCAATCGAATATTTACGTCGGGCTTTCCGCACAACTCGCCCTGCAGCGGCGGCTCGATACCGTCGCAAACAATGTGGCGAACGCCTCGACGGCAGGCTTTCGGACCGAAGAAATGTCATTTGAAGAACTCGTCTCCAAATCCGGCCAGACTTCCGTCAGCTTCGTTTCTCAGGGCCAAAGCCATCTTTCGACCGAAGGCGGTGAGCTGACCCAGACCGACAATCCCCTGGA encodes the following:
- a CDS encoding FliG C-terminal domain-containing protein is translated as MMPRDVASDSHGSSRPLTGAEKVGVLLLALGKERASGLLKKFNPEELNIIVRSTEVMPTISASELEKIVEEFESQLGLGTPFVGRPEDVKRLVTDVITENKSSLDADSFVTHQDIWARFAALQDDVLHAYMRAQSPQVAAYYLDRLGSERASSILKKFSPAERNDLMNRILGLGQVAPQVIESLETSLHEELFDNDRRSSDKHITMAGILNNMDKDESAAVLQYLASIKPKDAEAIRKMLFKFEDLIRLPARAMTVLMDGIPVERTVIALQGADAELQDKVLAALSPRARRMAEAELQSPANVAARDIAEARRAIVDSVLRLSAEGTIEVPSQDAA
- a CDS encoding flagellar hook-basal body complex protein FliE — encoded protein: MSLSIAMLSPEINRIGGAAASAAPAVAPPASPGPAPQADFADTLASMAADAISTIKAGETTATAGMKGQASLQQVVQAVMMAEQTLQTVVAVRDKVVSAYQEISRMQI
- the flgA gene encoding flagellar basal body P-ring formation chaperone FlgA, coding for MMKPIGLSMLILLCLGSVAYADDGVRTVFVPRNVIYPGDMITADVLVERKIRVNSENSAVFGENPKDLVGKVARRTLMRNEYVPRSAVREQDVVLQGRPYKVIYNSESLSIVGEGIPQQAGAVGETISVRNPASGVLFKARVQPDQTLAVDVQ
- the flgC gene encoding flagellar basal body rod protein FlgC, with product MSDPLLASAKSAASGLFAQSARMRVVSENIANASTTGKTPGADPYQRKTISFHSIMDENAGVDVVQVDQISRDETPFETQYMPGNAAADANGMVKMPNVNMLVELADMREASRSYTANTQVIKQVRELVSMTIDLMRST
- a CDS encoding flagellar basal body protein translates to MQPLQLFDLAFRQNEWLAQRQSVISQNVANANTPGYKAKDVESFEEAMRKSVPMAVTNPDHFSPSGDGTVQARDNDPYQAEVLVSGNDVSLEQEFLKSNDVMRSYSTNTQILKTFANMLQTVTKG
- a CDS encoding EscU/YscU/HrcU family type III secretion system export apparatus switch protein gives rise to the protein MSEQDQQSRTEEATDKRLADARGDGNVPASREVPNFMYLMAALLVIAVLGQTFASHLGSLLVGLLANAGSIHLGNGGDVMLLFDVVGKAAAGVTAPIILAFGAAGVIASVVQNPPVPVAKRVIPDISRLSPSKGLKRIFSLSGLVEFMKLSLRLIVVVVTSVAILMYMWHDFTNSIWNDPSAILALSQKSVVALLTALALLSFTLLIFDLPVAHVLWRRSLRMARQEIKDEQKQMEGDPHMKARRRSIARARTRQRMLKGVPRATIVIANPTHFSVALRYVRSEGGAPRVVAKGQDIIALKIRKIAEENGIPIIEDKALARSLYAKVEVDQMIPVEFYRAIAEILIRLQARRNRQTPVRA
- a CDS encoding flagellar basal body P-ring protein FlgI; protein product: MKICVALLLFVLGAGSACAATRIKDITDVKGIRVNQLVGYGLVVGLNGTGDTLRNSPFTQQSVQAMLDRMGVNIRGSQYEPRTRNVAAVMVTAELPPFATKGSRFDVTVSSMGDAKSLAGGSLILTSLSGADQVIYAAAQGQITISGYLAKGAAESITSGIPTRGRIPNGAIVEQNAPGMSVEGMPLVLELRNPDFTTAVRIQDAINAYARQRYGMKVATAEDFQSISLNRPRGLSTTRLFAEIGEITVDPDQTARVVIDERTGTIVIGSEVRISTVAVAHGNITVRVKEQPKVSQPLPFSRGETVTVPDTEVDVHEAGGNVETVRGASLRELVSALNRMGLKPIGIIAILQAMKSAGALQAELVVQ
- the fliN gene encoding flagellar motor switch protein FliN gives rise to the protein MDETEHGGEAAVQDFDQPFAGMAATAFAESDKPEGFSDIMPSASEAAGMGEPHIEVDNSAMIAGLPVMMKVVLGSAKMPVATLAKLAKGSVVKLDKMVGDPVDILVNGHLIARGEVVVLNEASSRFGVVLTQVGKLSPGK
- the flgG gene encoding flagellar basal-body rod protein FlgG; this encodes MRALSIAATGMSAQQTNVEVIANNVANINTTGFKRARAEFTDLLYQTDRAAGTLARDDDTMIPEGNQLGLGVRTVAIRHLSMQGALSPTSNKLDLALDGNGYFQVQGENNEILYTRDGAFNKDANGQLVTLDGNLVIPNIIIPQTATDVQINSAGQVYAIIGATGQQQLLGQLTLANFSNETGLDALGGNLFRETQASGQANIGNPGDPGYAKIHQGYLESSNVDPVKEITELIAAQRAYEMNSKVISAADDMFSTITKNMP
- a CDS encoding FliM/FliN family flagellar motor switch protein, with product MTVDASAKLLAAHKSLERALSAGQNRPDRLPGLQVIFGQLPRVMVEELGNVSSLPVKVRLLDLSASTLGETCNLPPNTYAGVVRAERWRNWLYFISDPKLTALFVESALGCEGIPPDGLAKRRLTKTDANILRVMFRRVARSLTHAFSLLVDVQLDVGNVVDKIEIEPQLSTASPVITARLSVEYFGQSGILTIVIPQVAIEPVRDLLATSPTGEAITGAPSSSRLHNDSTWSKKLSEEIARAFIDLNGVLEERPIALGEVQRFAVGSVVELTSTSLARVRLDADEIPLFWCELGKRDSALTLRIEDDFDQNKETVDEFYGL
- the motA gene encoding flagellar motor stator protein MotA, whose product is MTIIIGLFITLACMLGGFTAMGGHVMIIWQPWEYVIICGAALGTFVVANPMKTIKDAGKASIQAFRNDVPTMDEHIELLSLLFFMMRELRDKSRAEMEMIIDAPQESEVFKRSPSVTADEELTTFICDYFRLIIMGNARTHEIESLMDEEIETARHDKLKAYHALVAVGDGLPALGIVAAVLGVVKAMSAIDQSPEILGHLIASALVGTFAGIFFSYAVVGPLATKVKIVREKRLRSYVIVKQSLLAFMNGAMPQVAIEHGRKAISAYERPTINEVEAATISGAARAGESKKAA